TAATTTATTTGATGTTGTTGAATTATTAACTGATATACCAGAAAGAAATCTCAAAAAAGGTGAGCAAGGCGCAATCATTGAAGATTATCAAGACGGATTTTTTGAAATCGAATTTTGCAATAACTACGGTGAAACCATCGCCTTATGTCCTATCTTAAAAATGTCAAAAGAGGACTCCCGTTGAATTTGACAACAAAAAAAAGACACTTCAAATCAACGGGAGACGGGGCTTATAAAGGGGCG
The window above is part of the Cyanobacterium sp. T60_A2020_053 genome. Proteins encoded here:
- a CDS encoding DUF4926 domain-containing protein produces the protein MIKPNLFDVVELLTDIPERNLKKGEQGAIIEDYQDGFFEIEFCNNYGETIALCPILKMSKEDSR